A single genomic interval of Spinacia oleracea cultivar Varoflay chromosome 6, BTI_SOV_V1, whole genome shotgun sequence harbors:
- the LOC110777804 gene encoding LIM domain-containing protein WLIM2b-like, translated as MVFTGTLDKCKACEKTVYVVDMVSADGIPYHKTCFKCSHCNGKLMMGRFSSLDGVLYCMPHFEQHFKKNGSYSSNKSQTYAKPELSKSASKLSSIFSGTQDKCATCKKTAYPLEKIVVEGENYHKSCFRCAKGGCFLSASNYAALDGYLYCKPHFAQLFKEKGSYNHLTKSITVKRNDFSPPSLVEDMKDATPELEAAAQDEESESLQN; from the exons ATGGTGTTTACTGGAACCCTCGACAAATGCAAGGCATGTGAAAAAACTGTGTATGTGGTTGATATGGTGTCAGCTGACGGAATTCCTTATCATAAGACTTGTTTCAAATGCAGCCATTGCAATGGAAAACTTATG ATGGGAAGGTTTTCATCTTTGGACGGAGTACTATATTGCATGCCACATTTTGAGCAACACTTCAAGAAAAATGGAAGTTATTCCAGTAACAAATCGCAAACAT ATGCAAAACCCGAATTG AGTAAGAGTGCTAGCAAACTCTCATCAATATTTTCGGGAACCCAAGACAAATGCGCTACTTGTAAAAAAACTGCATACCCTCTTGAGAAG ATAGTTGTAGAGGGAGAAAATTATCACAAGTCATGCTTTAGGTGTGCAAAAGGAGGTTGCTTCCTCTCTGCATCAAACTATGCTGCTCTGGATGGATATTTGTATTGCAAACCTCACTTTGCTCAACTGTTCAAGGAAAAGGGATCGTATAATCACCTAACAAAATCAATTACAGTGAAGAGAAATGATTTTTCTCCTCCGTCTCTTGTAGAAGATATGAAGGACGCAACTCCAGAACTTGAAGCGGCAGCACAAGATGAAGAGAGCGAATCATTACAAAACTAG